GAGATCCTCCTCAACGCGATGGACGCCGACGGCACCCAGGACGGCTTCGACCTCGAGCTGCTGCGGGCGGTGCGTCGCGAGGTGTCCGTGCCCGTGATCGCCTCGGGCGGCGCCGGTGCCGTCGAGCACTTCGCGCCCGCGGTCGACGCCGGAGCCGACGCGGTGCTCGCCGCGACGGTGTTCCACTTCGGCACCCTGCGGATCGGCCAGGTCAAGGAGGCCATCGCCGGAGCCGGTCACCCGGTGCGGTGAGCGTGGGCGACGCCTGACCGCCCCAGAAATGTGCGGCAGCGACGCGCCCGACCGTCCGGAGCATGTCCCAGCTGCACATTTCCGAGCCCGGCCGCCGCGCACGCCCGGCCGCCGCGCACGCCGCGCCGTGTACCCCAGCTCGACGCGGTCAGAAGCCGAGCGTGGCGATCTGGAAGCGGCGCACGGCGAGGTCGGGGCCGGAGACGTCGACGTCGTGCGCCTGCTCGCGGCCGAGCAGACGGAGCACCAGCTCCTGGGGGCGGCCGGTGACGACGGCGGGACCGTCGCCGCGGCGGAGCACGACGCGACGGCCGTTGCGGGAGTCGACGGCGACGAGGGGGGCGCCGACCTTGCGCGTCGCCATGACGGCGACGGGCTTGAACAGCCGCCACAGCTCGTCCTCGGCCGTGTCGGGCAGGTCGCGGGGCGTCCAACCGGGCTGGGCCCGCCGCACGTCCTCGTGGTGCACGAAGAGCTCGACCGTGTTGACGAGGCGGTCGACGGGACCGATCGCCGCCCACGTGAGGAAGGGCCGCCGCAGCTGGTCGGCGAGGAGCGGCAGGTCGGCACGCCCCCACCGCTCCGTGGCGCGCTTGGTGAGCGGCGACAGGGGCGGGACGAGCTCGCCCGCCTGGGCCAGCGGGTTGCGCTCGCG
This Nocardioides alkalitolerans DNA region includes the following protein-coding sequences:
- a CDS encoding TIGR03085 family metal-binding protein, with the protein product MPSTFPTFARAERSALADLAVEVGPDAPTLCDGWTVKDLVVHLLVRERNPLAQAGELVPPLSPLTKRATERWGRADLPLLADQLRRPFLTWAAIGPVDRLVNTVELFVHHEDVRRAQPGWTPRDLPDTAEDELWRLFKPVAVMATRKVGAPLVAVDSRNGRRVVLRRGDGPAVVTGRPQELVLRLLGREQAHDVDVSGPDLAVRRFQIATLGF